A genomic stretch from Candidatus Methanomassiliicoccus intestinalis Issoire-Mx1 includes:
- a CDS encoding APC family permease, with amino-acid sequence MSELKKSIGLFGATAYGIGTIVGAGVYALIGAAAGEAGNAVWLTFIIASAIAMFTALSYARLSSHYPHSGAEYVYVESAFGKGILPFITGWLVIFSSVVSISAIALGFGGYLSVLIPVPKEISAIALIIIVSLINIKGIRESIVAASIMTVVELIGIAAVVILGAPDIGSVDYFQSPHGIAGVLSAVGIVFFSMIGFEGIVRISEETKNAEKNIPRALVLALVISTIVYVAVSITAVSLIPYSDLAGSSAPLSDAAYAAGGSGAALLMTIIALISTSNTVLIVLIATSRMIYGMAEEGAIPRIFRKVNHKRKTPTAAIAAAMIVAAAFCFIGGIEAAAYLTNFTLFLVFLAVNLSVLGLARKGVKIGRWAVPVSAVGAVSSAVMLFTFSLEIAVISAVIIAIGVAAYLILTRTEKD; translated from the coding sequence TTGAGCGAGCTGAAGAAAAGCATAGGGCTCTTCGGGGCAACAGCATACGGCATCGGCACGATAGTAGGCGCCGGGGTCTATGCACTCATCGGAGCAGCGGCGGGAGAAGCGGGCAATGCTGTCTGGCTGACGTTCATAATCGCTTCTGCCATAGCAATGTTTACAGCGTTAAGCTATGCAAGGCTGTCGTCTCACTATCCTCACAGCGGTGCTGAGTATGTCTATGTAGAATCAGCATTCGGTAAAGGAATTCTACCATTCATCACCGGCTGGCTGGTAATATTTTCCAGCGTGGTTTCAATTTCTGCCATCGCCCTCGGCTTCGGCGGATATCTGTCTGTTCTCATTCCGGTTCCGAAAGAAATTTCAGCAATTGCTCTGATTATTATTGTTTCATTAATAAATATAAAAGGAATAAGAGAGTCTATCGTAGCGGCTTCGATCATGACCGTTGTAGAGCTTATTGGGATAGCCGCAGTGGTAATCCTTGGAGCTCCAGACATCGGCAGCGTGGATTATTTTCAGTCTCCGCACGGCATTGCAGGAGTATTGAGTGCAGTCGGCATTGTCTTCTTTTCCATGATCGGTTTCGAGGGAATAGTCAGAATAAGCGAGGAAACAAAGAATGCTGAGAAGAATATTCCCAGAGCCCTTGTTTTGGCCTTGGTAATCTCAACAATAGTGTATGTAGCCGTATCAATAACGGCGGTAAGCCTCATTCCTTATTCAGACTTAGCCGGATCTTCTGCGCCCCTGTCTGATGCAGCTTACGCAGCAGGAGGAAGCGGTGCGGCCCTGCTCATGACTATAATCGCTCTAATCTCAACCTCCAATACTGTGCTGATAGTTCTCATCGCCACTTCGAGAATGATCTACGGCATGGCGGAGGAAGGAGCCATTCCCAGAATTTTCAGAAAAGTCAATCATAAGAGAAAGACTCCTACTGCCGCGATAGCAGCAGCAATGATTGTCGCTGCAGCTTTCTGCTTCATCGGCGGAATTGAAGCTGCAGCCTACTTAACAAACTTTACACTTTTCCTGGTGTTCCTGGCGGTAAACCTTTCTGTTCTTGGTTTAGCAAGAAAAGGAGTGAAGATCGGCAGATGGGCGGTGCCTGTGTCAGCAGTAGGCGCGGTATCATCGGCGGTGATGCTGTTTACATTCTCCTTGGAAATTGCAGTCATCTCGGCAGTAATCATTGCAATAGGGGTGGCAGCCTACCTGATCCTGACAAGAACTGAAAAGGATTAA
- a CDS encoding histidine phosphatase family protein, whose protein sequence is MESLLEVLNKVHTPAAVVIRHGARYPGVDLENEMSIGLTETGMVDSRMVGENLKRFSSVRLFHSPALRCRQTAECIAEGLKSNNINVASIEQRSSLCAPYVKDQRVMEEVSKLGHDFISEWFNSNLNSEWIYNVKDSVKMIAGPVLKSLSEIEEGSLDIHISHDWDISLMWKELAGVDYRNVGWPGYLSGIVFTIENDCINCIPVTAPVFQ, encoded by the coding sequence ATGGAATCACTCCTAGAAGTTCTAAATAAAGTTCATACCCCAGCAGCAGTGGTTATTAGGCATGGAGCACGATATCCAGGAGTTGATTTAGAGAATGAGATGTCAATAGGTTTGACTGAAACGGGCATGGTTGATTCAAGAATGGTGGGTGAAAACCTCAAAAGATTTTCATCCGTCCGACTGTTTCATAGTCCAGCACTCAGATGTAGACAGACTGCAGAATGCATTGCAGAAGGGCTTAAATCAAACAATATAAACGTAGCAAGCATAGAGCAGAGATCAAGCCTTTGCGCTCCATATGTAAAAGACCAGCGGGTCATGGAAGAAGTCTCCAAGCTCGGACATGACTTCATCAGTGAATGGTTTAACTCCAATCTAAATTCAGAATGGATATACAATGTAAAAGATTCAGTGAAGATGATAGCCGGTCCTGTATTGAAAAGTCTGAGCGAAATTGAAGAAGGATCATTGGATATTCATATCTCACATGACTGGGACATAAGTCTTATGTGGAAAGAACTGGCCGGAGTGGATTACAGGAATGTGGGGTGGCCGGGCTATCTGAGCGGCATTGTATTTACAATCGAAAATGACTGCATAAACTGCATTCCTGTAACAGCACCAGTCTTTCAGTAA
- a CDS encoding glutamate-5-semialdehyde dehydrogenase has translation MDAIRAAAEKARKSSYSLSSIPLDVRNAALESIALALESNSEKITEANAKDMKAAEEMKLPQALIKRLKYSQDKISESVTSIRSIMQQEDVIGKVLSKTELDEGLILDKVSCPIGVIGVVFESRPDALVQISCLCLKSGNAVLLKGGSEAKNTNLILAELIQKAIISVDERFDGTVQLLSTREEFQSLLKHDDLIDLIIPRGSNQLVRSIMESTRIPVMGHAAGICHTYVDKDADLKMAAKVCFDAKVQYPAVCNATETLLIHSDIAEKFLPVIAEEYGKAGVEMRGDERVRKIVEMSAASENDWSEEYNDLVISIKIVDSLREAIDHINRYSSHHTDAIITSSEAAAEEFMDDVDSSSTMWNTSTRFADGYRYGLGAEVGISTNKTHARGPVGLEGLTIYKYKLRGKGQTVAEYSGKDGRKYTHRKLL, from the coding sequence ATGGACGCCATAAGAGCCGCCGCCGAGAAGGCTAGAAAGTCATCGTACAGCCTGTCATCAATTCCGCTTGATGTCAGAAATGCTGCGCTTGAGTCAATAGCTCTGGCATTGGAATCAAATTCTGAAAAGATTACAGAAGCCAATGCTAAAGACATGAAAGCTGCAGAGGAGATGAAACTGCCTCAGGCACTCATAAAGCGTCTGAAATATTCACAGGACAAGATCTCTGAGTCTGTAACATCGATACGATCAATCATGCAGCAGGAAGATGTGATCGGCAAGGTGCTGTCAAAAACAGAGCTGGATGAAGGCCTGATTCTTGACAAGGTCTCCTGTCCGATAGGCGTCATCGGCGTAGTCTTCGAATCCCGTCCAGATGCTCTGGTGCAGATTTCATGCCTGTGTCTGAAATCAGGAAATGCGGTTCTGCTGAAAGGCGGCTCTGAAGCTAAGAATACAAACCTCATTCTGGCAGAGCTGATTCAGAAAGCAATCATTTCTGTAGACGAAAGATTCGACGGCACCGTGCAGCTCCTCTCCACCAGGGAAGAGTTCCAGAGCCTACTGAAGCATGACGACTTGATCGATTTGATCATTCCCCGGGGATCGAACCAGCTGGTAAGGTCAATCATGGAGTCTACCAGGATACCGGTCATGGGGCATGCAGCAGGAATCTGCCACACTTATGTAGATAAGGATGCAGACCTGAAGATGGCTGCAAAGGTCTGCTTCGATGCAAAGGTACAGTACCCGGCGGTCTGCAATGCCACCGAGACGCTTCTGATTCATTCCGACATAGCAGAAAAATTCCTGCCAGTCATAGCAGAAGAATATGGGAAGGCAGGCGTGGAGATGCGCGGAGACGAAAGGGTCAGAAAGATAGTCGAGATGAGCGCTGCCTCTGAAAACGACTGGTCCGAAGAATACAACGATCTTGTAATCTCAATAAAGATCGTTGACTCTCTGAGAGAAGCCATAGATCACATCAACAGATACTCCTCACATCACACTGATGCCATAATAACATCCAGCGAAGCAGCGGCAGAGGAATTCATGGACGATGTTGATTCATCATCAACCATGTGGAATACATCCACAAGGTTTGCAGACGGATACCGCTACGGCCTGGGGGCAGAAGTAGGAATATCAACAAACAAAACACATGCTCGGGGGCCTGTAGGGTTAGAAGGATTGACAATCTACAAGTACAAACTCCGTGGTAAAGGGCAGACTGTAGCAGAGTACTCAGGAAAAGACGGCAGGAAGTACACTCACAGGAAATTACTATGA
- a CDS encoding cell division protein SepF has protein sequence MESWRRLILFPNEIYIDDGIASLEGCKLAFPRFGKGDKKGNGEGEIEYLDLGSMYFEGEANTGNFIKLAEIYRYEDLNKIIQGAYDGNIILIDYSPIANDHESLRRITSELKAVARDINGDVAAIDNNVLILAPNGIKIDRSKIKGGFS, from the coding sequence ATGGAAAGCTGGAGAAGACTGATACTTTTTCCGAATGAGATATATATAGATGATGGCATTGCGAGTTTAGAGGGATGCAAGTTGGCTTTTCCGAGATTTGGTAAAGGAGACAAAAAAGGAAACGGCGAAGGTGAGATCGAGTATCTAGACCTTGGAAGTATGTACTTTGAAGGTGAAGCAAATACAGGAAATTTCATTAAATTAGCTGAAATTTACAGATATGAAGATCTTAACAAAATCATACAAGGTGCGTATGATGGAAATATTATTCTGATTGATTATTCTCCAATTGCAAATGATCATGAGTCGCTAAGAAGGATTACCAGCGAATTGAAAGCGGTGGCCAGAGATATTAACGGAGATGTTGCGGCCATAGATAACAACGTACTGATCCTTGCTCCAAATGGAATAAAGATCGACCGCAGCAAGATCAAAGGGGGATTTAGCTGA
- a CDS encoding 4Fe-4S binding protein: MAEYKTTATSAIISAGTAKSYETGSWRSHRPVLDKEQCVNCMTCWVFCPDNSIVVENGEVLGFKLTHCKGCGICAQDCPKKAITMVPEGRQ, encoded by the coding sequence ATGGCAGAATACAAAACAACGGCCACTTCTGCAATCATCTCTGCAGGCACCGCAAAGTCATATGAGACTGGGTCATGGCGTTCTCACCGTCCAGTATTGGACAAGGAACAGTGCGTGAATTGTATGACCTGCTGGGTATTTTGCCCTGACAACTCCATAGTCGTTGAAAATGGTGAAGTTTTAGGATTTAAGCTCACACACTGCAAAGGCTGCGGAATCTGTGCGCAAGACTGTCCTAAGAAGGCAATCACAATGGTCCCGGAGGGACGTCAATGA
- a CDS encoding transketolase C-terminal domain-containing protein → MKRLAINGDQAVALSWKQVNPDFCASYPITPQTIIVEAFSDYVADGEVDTEYVCSESEHSSMSMCIGAAAAGARSVTATASAGLAFMWETLYIASSMRLPIVMTVANRALSGPINIHCDHSDAMGARDSGWIQIFGENVQEAYDNSVMSFRIAEDLRVRLPVMNCLDGFIVTHAIESLQPIETEDVKKFVGEYNALLPLLDYKNPHTYGPFDMPEVYFEHKYDQAMAMLEAKTVIMEVAAEFEKLTGRKYGFIEEYKTEDADFVAIAMGSTAGTMKQVVDDFRAEGLKVGCIKVRVFRPFPYEEISKAVKGKKCVAVMDRALSIGAAGPLFADVCSAEMCAADAKSPKIVNFIYGLGGRDVNVEDLKKVYRAMIDGSAHKVNYLGVKK, encoded by the coding sequence ATGAAACGATTAGCAATTAATGGTGATCAAGCAGTCGCACTGTCTTGGAAACAGGTAAATCCTGATTTCTGCGCTTCATATCCAATCACGCCTCAAACTATCATTGTGGAAGCCTTCTCGGATTATGTTGCCGATGGAGAAGTAGACACTGAGTATGTTTGCAGCGAATCTGAACACAGTTCAATGAGTATGTGCATAGGTGCAGCGGCTGCAGGTGCCCGTTCTGTTACAGCAACAGCTTCTGCCGGTCTTGCATTCATGTGGGAAACACTCTACATCGCTTCTTCCATGAGACTTCCAATCGTAATGACTGTAGCCAACAGGGCGCTGTCTGGACCAATCAATATTCATTGTGACCACTCGGATGCAATGGGTGCAAGAGACAGCGGATGGATTCAGATCTTCGGAGAAAATGTGCAGGAAGCTTATGATAATTCAGTAATGTCTTTCCGCATAGCAGAGGATCTGAGAGTAAGACTTCCAGTGATGAATTGTCTTGATGGTTTCATCGTCACCCATGCTATTGAATCACTTCAGCCGATTGAGACTGAGGATGTCAAAAAATTCGTTGGAGAATATAATGCACTTCTGCCCCTTCTAGATTATAAAAACCCTCACACATACGGTCCTTTCGATATGCCTGAAGTTTACTTCGAGCATAAATACGATCAGGCAATGGCTATGCTGGAAGCTAAAACGGTCATCATGGAAGTTGCCGCTGAATTCGAGAAACTCACAGGCCGTAAATATGGATTCATTGAAGAATACAAGACAGAAGATGCAGACTTCGTTGCCATTGCCATGGGATCTACAGCCGGTACAATGAAACAGGTGGTAGACGACTTCAGAGCAGAAGGCCTGAAAGTCGGATGTATCAAAGTAAGAGTATTCCGTCCGTTCCCTTACGAGGAAATTTCAAAAGCTGTCAAAGGCAAGAAATGCGTTGCAGTTATGGATCGTGCATTAAGCATTGGAGCGGCTGGTCCGCTGTTTGCTGATGTATGCTCTGCAGAAATGTGTGCCGCTGACGCAAAATCACCCAAGATCGTGAACTTCATCTACGGTCTTGGAGGAAGAGATGTCAACGTGGAAGACCTGAAGAAAGTCTACCGCGCAATGATTGATGGAAGTGCACACAAAGTTAACTATCTGGGGGTGAAGAAATGA
- a CDS encoding 2-oxoacid:acceptor oxidoreductase family protein: MSTLEVRWHGRGGQGIVTANEILAGAALYEGKFMKAFPEFGPERMGAPIRAFARVSDEPIKVHSQVYFPDYVAVLDPTLIGNINVLEGLKETGSLIVNNTASVSELKKTLDTDMDVHVVDASKIALETIGKPLANTAMLGALVKISGIVGLDSIIAEMQIKLGGKLPAPVVEKNVLSVKRAYEEVQ, from the coding sequence TTGAGTACATTAGAAGTTAGATGGCATGGCAGAGGCGGACAAGGTATCGTCACTGCTAATGAAATTCTAGCGGGTGCAGCCCTTTATGAAGGTAAGTTCATGAAGGCCTTCCCGGAATTTGGTCCGGAAAGAATGGGGGCGCCCATCCGTGCATTTGCTAGAGTATCCGATGAGCCTATAAAAGTGCACAGCCAAGTCTATTTCCCAGACTATGTTGCTGTTTTGGATCCAACTTTGATTGGAAACATCAACGTGCTGGAAGGACTGAAGGAAACTGGTTCTTTAATTGTGAATAACACAGCTTCTGTAAGCGAATTAAAGAAAACGCTTGACACAGACATGGATGTTCACGTTGTTGATGCGTCTAAGATCGCTCTTGAGACTATCGGTAAGCCACTGGCTAACACCGCAATGCTGGGTGCTTTAGTTAAAATTTCAGGAATCGTTGGATTAGATAGCATCATTGCTGAAATGCAGATTAAACTTGGAGGAAAGCTTCCAGCACCAGTTGTTGAGAAAAATGTGCTCAGTGTGAAGCGTGCATATGAGGAGGTACAGTAA
- a CDS encoding PUA domain-containing protein, with amino-acid sequence MSEIRIRKRHRLREKEVRVLEDEIKQRLGIEQLFGQNVAVDRAEGPEFDVIYVNNEILGLVYEDKAFLSVRGLLKYPASKYGITVDMGAVPFVTKGADIMGPGITDADPEIVPGDLVWIKDVKNGVPLAVGQALISGEQMSSKSPGKAIKNIHHVTDKLWKAGED; translated from the coding sequence ATGAGTGAAATCAGAATCAGAAAACGTCATAGGCTTAGGGAAAAGGAAGTAAGAGTCTTAGAAGATGAGATAAAACAACGTTTAGGCATTGAACAGCTCTTCGGTCAGAATGTTGCCGTAGACCGTGCAGAAGGGCCTGAATTTGATGTGATCTATGTCAACAATGAGATTCTTGGCCTTGTGTATGAAGATAAAGCCTTTCTGAGCGTTCGTGGCCTGTTGAAATATCCAGCTTCAAAATACGGGATAACCGTGGACATGGGTGCGGTGCCGTTTGTTACAAAAGGAGCCGACATCATGGGGCCTGGAATAACAGACGCTGATCCTGAAATAGTTCCTGGTGACCTTGTTTGGATTAAGGATGTTAAGAACGGAGTGCCGCTGGCAGTGGGGCAAGCCCTGATCAGCGGAGAACAGATGAGCAGCAAATCCCCTGGAAAAGCGATAAAAAATATCCATCATGTCACAGACAAACTATGGAAAGCTGGAGAAGACTGA
- the purN gene encoding phosphoribosylglycinamide formyltransferase — protein MKKIGWFTTARGPGSLNLYNTMIERMDSGDINAELAFVFINRDIKDNVYRAEIVNSAEKRGIPVIILPSDNFEPALKKSNLSEWRNKYGEKLREKIDCYHMDFGVLAGYMLIFDDATCIKYPLINLHPALPDTYKGTWMEIVGQVIDNSDESYGSMVHICSPELDRGDTIAYDSFPVAPVAGDGSRDEKIQNVRAEESRREAPLLMETIKMLVNGEISLKDGHLYDPEGRRMETYPCLADRINSKIN, from the coding sequence ATGAAAAAAATCGGATGGTTTACAACCGCTCGCGGTCCCGGTTCTTTGAATCTGTATAATACGATGATTGAGCGTATGGACTCTGGAGACATAAATGCAGAGCTAGCCTTTGTATTCATCAATCGGGACATTAAAGACAATGTATACAGAGCAGAGATTGTAAACTCAGCTGAAAAACGCGGCATCCCTGTGATAATCCTTCCTTCAGATAATTTTGAACCTGCCTTAAAAAAGAGCAATCTGTCTGAGTGGAGAAATAAGTACGGGGAAAAACTGAGGGAGAAAATCGATTGCTATCACATGGATTTCGGTGTTCTAGCTGGATATATGCTGATATTTGATGACGCTACCTGCATTAAGTACCCTCTGATCAACCTGCATCCCGCCTTGCCTGATACTTACAAAGGAACATGGATGGAGATAGTGGGTCAGGTAATCGACAACAGCGATGAGAGCTATGGCTCGATGGTTCATATCTGCAGCCCGGAACTTGACCGTGGGGATACCATTGCCTATGACAGCTTTCCGGTTGCCCCTGTAGCGGGAGATGGCAGCAGGGATGAAAAGATACAGAATGTCCGTGCGGAAGAATCCCGAAGGGAGGCTCCCCTGCTTATGGAGACGATCAAAATGCTTGTCAATGGAGAAATCTCACTCAAAGACGGTCATCTTTACGATCCAGAGGGTAGAAGAATGGAGACGTATCCCTGCTTAGCAGATCGTATAAATTCTAAAATAAACTAA
- the proB gene encoding glutamate 5-kinase, with protein MRNLDVKRVVVKIGTNTLCREDGGINSAYLEDVARQVVELQSKGIQCIVVSSGAIGAGSAELGLDGIQKDVAMKQACAAVGQSLLMRAWREAFSIYGKKVGQILVTYGAFSDRTRHLNLKKAIDELFRLNAVPIVNENDVIATDEIEEIFGDNDKLSALVAGSTDSDLLLLLTDVDGLYDRNPDADPHALLIPVVDEITEDILRIAGSKKNERSTGGMRTKINAAMIAMECGFTMIIANGKEENVILRVVSSEEIGTMFTPSSHYSNRERWLAYAFPHGTIYIDKGAEEAIRNGNSLLPCGITSVEGAFKRGDIVRIGDFAKGVANFSSEELEVQLALCRAEREKGEHYKNESAFVSSSNIILTKNSPELKGN; from the coding sequence ATGAGAAATCTGGACGTTAAGAGGGTAGTTGTCAAGATAGGCACCAACACGCTGTGCAGAGAAGACGGCGGCATTAATTCTGCATATCTGGAAGATGTGGCCAGGCAGGTTGTGGAGCTGCAGTCTAAAGGCATTCAGTGCATAGTGGTCAGCTCCGGCGCCATCGGGGCCGGCTCGGCTGAACTGGGACTTGATGGCATCCAGAAAGATGTGGCAATGAAGCAGGCCTGCGCTGCTGTCGGACAGAGCCTGCTGATGAGAGCCTGGAGAGAAGCGTTCAGCATATACGGGAAAAAGGTCGGGCAAATCCTCGTGACATACGGAGCATTTTCTGACCGCACCAGGCATCTGAATCTCAAGAAGGCGATTGATGAATTGTTCAGACTCAATGCTGTCCCGATTGTGAACGAGAATGACGTTATCGCCACAGATGAAATTGAAGAGATCTTCGGCGACAACGACAAGCTTTCTGCATTAGTAGCGGGAAGCACCGACTCCGATTTACTACTCCTGCTGACAGATGTAGACGGCCTCTATGACAGGAATCCAGACGCCGATCCGCATGCCCTGCTGATACCAGTGGTAGATGAGATTACAGAAGACATTTTAAGAATCGCCGGATCAAAGAAGAATGAACGTTCCACAGGCGGAATGCGCACAAAGATCAACGCAGCGATGATCGCCATGGAATGCGGCTTCACTATGATCATTGCCAACGGAAAAGAGGAGAATGTCATCCTGAGAGTTGTTTCATCTGAAGAGATCGGAACAATGTTCACGCCTAGCTCCCACTACTCAAACAGAGAGCGCTGGCTGGCTTATGCGTTCCCTCACGGAACCATTTACATCGATAAGGGGGCAGAGGAAGCGATCAGGAACGGAAATTCCCTTCTGCCCTGCGGCATAACATCTGTCGAAGGAGCGTTCAAAAGGGGAGACATCGTCAGGATAGGGGACTTTGCAAAGGGAGTGGCGAACTTCAGCTCAGAAGAGTTGGAAGTCCAGCTGGCGCTGTGCAGAGCCGAGAGGGAAAAAGGCGAGCACTACAAGAATGAAAGTGCATTTGTGAGCAGCAGCAACATAATCCTTACAAAAAATTCTCCTGAACTGAAAGGAAATTGA
- a CDS encoding HD domain-containing protein — protein MSSKVIHDSVHGSVKVEGIFLELLQRPEMQRLQSIHQLGLAYYVFPGANHTRLEHSLGTYHMAKNMAAALELTKEDTNTVCAAAMLHDLGHAPYSHTLEEVIENITGMDHMNTTCDIIMGKIPFVPERYTKIMGEIAPIAEVLENEGISAEEVCSLISTSSKESPNGQTHFDLENGQGSFGEKRYLENIISGPLDVDQMDYLQRDAYYTGVAHGTIDVDRLMQTVAIAHGGLAIHKSGLVAVEGLMVARSLMYTSVYFHKTVRIAEMMLCKAIDAVPPSILNDAHLNTDSALSLALENTNEDSQRIMTLLNYRRLYKKALSETASSLDDEQRKRLIEVADYKKRKQKEIEIADRAGVSHSDVTLDIPSKSILLEELTIGKTDVPVLDNGRVRTLSKYSPLARAIQARSVHDWAFLVSSPQRYVEDVRKAAAKVLFD, from the coding sequence GTGTCATCTAAAGTCATTCATGACAGTGTGCACGGCAGTGTAAAGGTAGAGGGTATTTTTTTAGAACTTCTTCAGCGACCAGAGATGCAGCGTCTTCAATCCATTCATCAATTGGGCTTAGCGTATTATGTTTTTCCAGGAGCTAACCACACCAGGCTAGAGCATTCTCTTGGCACATACCATATGGCTAAAAATATGGCTGCAGCTCTCGAACTCACCAAAGAAGATACTAATACTGTCTGTGCAGCCGCAATGCTTCACGACTTAGGACATGCACCATATTCTCATACATTGGAAGAAGTGATCGAAAATATCACTGGAATGGACCATATGAATACGACATGCGATATCATCATGGGAAAGATTCCATTCGTGCCGGAAAGATATACAAAGATAATGGGCGAAATTGCTCCAATTGCTGAGGTATTGGAAAATGAAGGAATATCTGCAGAGGAAGTCTGTAGTCTCATTTCTACATCAAGCAAAGAGTCGCCTAACGGCCAGACACATTTTGATTTAGAAAATGGTCAGGGAAGCTTTGGAGAAAAGAGGTATCTCGAGAATATAATCTCTGGACCGCTGGACGTAGATCAGATGGACTATCTTCAGAGAGATGCTTATTACACAGGAGTAGCACATGGAACTATCGATGTGGATAGACTGATGCAAACTGTAGCAATAGCTCATGGCGGTCTAGCGATACATAAAAGCGGCCTGGTAGCAGTAGAAGGTCTGATGGTGGCTCGTTCTTTAATGTACACCTCAGTTTATTTTCATAAAACTGTGAGAATTGCCGAAATGATGCTTTGCAAAGCAATAGATGCCGTTCCACCATCGATTCTAAATGATGCACATCTGAATACAGACTCGGCGCTTAGTTTAGCACTTGAAAACACTAACGAAGATTCACAGAGGATTATGACTCTGCTTAATTACCGCAGATTATACAAAAAAGCTCTAAGCGAGACAGCATCATCGCTTGATGATGAGCAGAGAAAAAGGCTCATTGAAGTTGCAGACTACAAGAAAAGAAAGCAGAAAGAGATTGAAATTGCCGACAGAGCTGGAGTTTCTCATTCGGATGTTACGTTAGATATTCCGAGCAAGTCAATCCTTTTGGAGGAGCTCACGATCGGCAAGACTGACGTGCCAGTTCTTGATAACGGGCGTGTGAGAACCTTATCAAAATACAGCCCGCTGGCAAGAGCAATTCAGGCAAGAAGTGTCCATGACTGGGCATTCCTGGTTTCCTCCCCGCAGCGCTACGTGGAAGATGTTAGGAAAGCTGCAGCCAAGGTTCTGTTTGATTAA
- a CDS encoding thiamine pyrophosphate-dependent enzyme yields the protein MITLEELQEKPDKLTEGHRLCAGCGEPTIVRQVLMATDLPVVVSNATGCFEVSTSGFPYSAWNVPWIHSAFENAAATIAGVESAYKVLKRKGKIQDEMRFAAFAGDGGTYDIGFQALSGAIERGHQFLFVCMNNEAYMNTGIQRSGATGKGASTTTSPAGSLIPGKKEFPKDITKIVAAHELPYAAQASPHNWKDLHEKASKGFEAGGPAFLNVISPCPRGWRHDSSQTIAIARLAVETCVWPLYEYDHGKWNLTGESKRIAEGKKDKLPIDDWIKSQGRFKHLQSSKWENIADEIQENVDKKWDELVKLAEL from the coding sequence ATGATCACCTTAGAAGAGCTTCAGGAAAAACCAGACAAACTCACAGAAGGACACAGGCTCTGCGCAGGCTGTGGAGAACCGACAATTGTAAGACAGGTCCTTATGGCTACAGATCTGCCGGTAGTGGTATCCAACGCAACAGGATGCTTTGAAGTTTCAACTTCAGGATTCCCCTATTCTGCATGGAACGTTCCTTGGATACACAGCGCCTTTGAAAATGCAGCAGCCACTATTGCTGGTGTAGAATCTGCATACAAAGTTCTCAAGAGAAAAGGCAAGATTCAGGATGAGATGAGGTTTGCTGCTTTTGCAGGAGACGGTGGTACATATGATATTGGATTCCAGGCTTTGTCTGGAGCTATCGAGCGCGGACATCAGTTCTTGTTTGTATGCATGAATAACGAGGCTTACATGAACACTGGAATTCAAAGAAGCGGTGCTACTGGAAAAGGTGCTTCAACAACTACCAGCCCTGCAGGATCTCTAATTCCTGGAAAGAAAGAGTTCCCCAAGGACATCACTAAAATTGTAGCTGCCCATGAGCTCCCTTATGCTGCTCAGGCCTCTCCACATAACTGGAAGGATCTTCACGAGAAAGCAAGCAAAGGATTCGAAGCCGGAGGCCCTGCATTCTTGAATGTAATCTCTCCCTGCCCAAGAGGATGGAGACACGATTCCTCTCAGACAATTGCTATTGCAAGACTCGCTGTAGAAACCTGCGTCTGGCCTCTCTATGAGTATGACCATGGAAAATGGAATCTCACAGGCGAAAGCAAACGCATTGCCGAGGGTAAGAAAGATAAACTCCCGATCGACGACTGGATAAAATCTCAGGGAAGGTTCAAACACCTTCAAAGCTCAAAATGGGAAAACATTGCTGATGAGATCCAGGAAAATGTTGACAAGAAATGGGATGAGCTCGTCAAACTAGCCGAACTCTAA